In Exiguobacterium sp. 9-2, the genomic window ATCGCCACCACTCGACAAGTTCATCTTACCAGGCGGAACGGAAGCGGCCGCGACATTGCATGTGGCACGGACGGTCTGCCGTCGCGTCGAACGTTCGATGATCGATGTTCCCCAAGCGGCTCATTTGTTACCGTTCATCAATCGGCTCAGTGATTTCTTTTTTACAGCAGCCCGTTATGAGAATGCCGTTAACCAAAAAGCAGATATTGAATACGTTCGCAGTGCGCATGTGTTCAAACGAAAGGATGGAGAGTAATGAGTCAGTCATTTAGCACATGGAAAAAGGAAGGAACGAGCTTCCACCTCGTTCCGACCGATAAATTCAAGACGACGACGATCCTCGTCACGTTTTCAGCACCGCTAGAGGCGAAAACACTGACTAGCCGCGCGATTTTACCATACATCATGGAAAAATCGACAGCTGCTTATCCGTCGATGAAAGCATTACGTGAGCCACTTGAGACATTATATGATGCGGGGCTTTATGCGGACGCGTCGAAGTTCGGAGAAGAGCACGTCATCTCGTTCCAACTTGATGTCGTCCGTGGAGAACTCGTCCATCACCCGTCGTTATTAAAAGAAGCACTTGAATTGCTAGAGCAAATGGTGCTGTATCCAGACTTGACGGAAAGTGGTTTCCGCGAACAGTTCGTCAAACAAGAAAAGCGACTGCATGCCTTACGAATCAGCTCGCTGTACGACGATAAGATGCGCTACGCACAGCAGCGTCTCCTTGAATTGATGGCACCAGGTGAAGCCGTCTCGTTACCATCGCTTGGGACAATCGAAGAACTCGAACGGATCACTCCATCGTCCTTGCGTGATACATACCGTTCGATGATCGAAGACGATCGAATCGATGTCTTCGTCGTCGGACAGGTGACGAAGGAGGAAATGGAAGATGCGTTGTCCTTCTTGCCATCGCACTCAGAAAAAGTCAGCCATTACATCCCTGAACAAAAACCGGTCAACGGTGTGAAACGGTCGAGCGAAACGCAACCGATCAAACAAGGGAAGCTGCACCTTGGTTACCGGGTAGCGGTCGATCCGACGTCTGCCGATTCAATCCGGATGCAAATCGTCAACGGTCTGTTCGGTGGATTCCCACATTCGAAACTGTTCATGAATGTCCGTGAAAAAGAGAGTCTCGCGTATTATGCGGCTTCACGATATGCGGCATTAAACAGTGCACTCTACGTCTATGCAGGGGTTGACACAAAAGAAGCGGAACGTGCCGAGAAAATCATCCTAGAGCAACTCGTTGATTTGAAGGCGGGACAGTTCACGGATGAAGAATTGACACAGACGAAGGCGATGTTGATCAATGCGCGCCGTCAAATTCTTGATCAGCCGGGGCAATTGATTGGTTGGTTGAATGGTTCGAAGATGCGTGGACTGACACTTGAAGATGAGATCCACATCATCGAGACGGCGACACGTGAAGACGTCGTTCGATTAGCAACGGCAATCGATCTAGATGCCGTATATCTATTGCGAGGTGAAGCATGATGGAACAACTGACTTATCACGATACAGACGAAACGGTATACCACGAGCAGCTCGATAACGGCTTATCCGTCTATCTGTTGCAAAAAAAAGGATACGAAAAGACGTATGCGACGTTTACGACACGTTATGGTTCGATTGATCAACGATTTAAAAAAGGAGAGGAATGGATCACGGTACCGGACGGCATCGCCCACTTCCTCGAGCATAAGATGTTTGAATCCGAAAAAGGTGACGTCTTCCAAGAGTTCGGTCGTCTCGGTGCCTCAGCGAACGCCTTTACCTCGTTTTCACGGACAGCGTACTTGTTCTCAGCAACGTCATTGATCGAACAAAACCTCGAGACATTGATCGATTTCGTACAAGATCCCTACTTCACGCCGGAAAGCGTTGAAAAAGAGAAGGGGATCATCACGCAGGAAATCCAGATGTATCAAGATAATCCAGGGTGGCGTCTGTTCTTCGGTCTAATCGAATCGATGTATGCGACGCATCCGGTCCGAATCGATATCGCAGGAACACCGGAATCGATCAATCAAATCACAGCCGATGATCTATACACGTGCTATCGTACGTTCTATCATCCATCGAACATGGTATTGTTCGTTGTCGGAAACATCGACCCGGAAGAGACGCTGGCATTGATCAAGGCGAATCAGGCGAAGAAGGATTATACGGATCGCCCGGCGATCGAGCGGGATTATGGTCAAGAACCGCACGGCGTGCATCGTCCACGTCTCGAACTCGAGCTCGACGTCAAGACACCGAAGGTATTAATCGGTTACAAGGACGAATCTGTCCGCGGCGAAGCACAAGTCCGTCGTGAGTTGACGAGTGAATTATTATTGCACCTCTTATTCGATCAAACATCATCGACGTATTTGGAATTGTATGAAGACGGTCTGATCGACGATACGTTCAGCTTTGATTACTCGAGTGAGGAAGAGTTCGCCTTCGCGACGTTCGGCATGGAGACAGAGGATCCAGACAAGTTTATCCAAGCATATGAGACACTTCTGCAAACGCGTCCTGACTTCACGGAAGATGAAGTCACGCGCAAGCGGAACATGATGCAAGGGAAATTCCTCCGTGCCTTGAATTCACCGGAATTCATTGCGAATCAGTTCTCGCGTCACGCACTTGCCGGTACGAATCTGTTCACGCTTCCGACATTGATTGCTTCGATTACGAAAGAAGAGATCGAAGCCCGTTTCGACGAGTTGTTCGCCATTGAAAACCGGGCGATCTCAATCGTCAAACCGTACGCGTGATGCGAATCCTCATCACCGGTGCGAGTGGCGCCATTGGTCTTGCGGCAGCAAAACAACTTGCTGCCGCCGGACATGAATTGGTGCTTCAGACGTATCGACAGCAAGCGGTTTTGGAACGGATGATAGAGGAGTGGCAAGGAGAGCACCACATCCTGACGGCGAATTTAGCGGATGATGAGGACTTGCAGGCATTTTGTACGGCGTTACCTGTCGTCGATGCCTTCGTCCATTGTGCCGGAACGAGTTATAGCGGTCTGTTGCTCGATCAATCGGCAACATCAATGAGTGAACTTTGGAGAATACATGTCGATGCGTTGATGCGCATCAGTCAAACCGTGACGCGGACGAAACCGTTTACGTCGCAGCTGGCGATCGTCGTCATCAGTAGTGTATTAGGGGAACAAGGTGTCGCGGGTGAAGTTGCCTATTCGACGTGCAAGGCAGCACAGCTGGGCTTCGTCAAAGCATACAGTAAAGAACTTGGACCAATGCATGGACGCATCAATGCGATTACGCCAGGATGGATTGATACGCCGATGAACGCGATTTTTTCTGAGGATGAAAAGGCAGAAGCGATTGCTGAAATCCCTGCCGGACGATTCGGAAAAGCAGAGGAAGTAGCTTCCGCGATCCGTTACTTGGTGCAACCAGAATCGAGTTATGTGTCGGGAGCCATCCTTAAAATAGATGGTGCGTGGATGTAAGCATTGGAATTTCAGTTCAGGAATGCTTTTCATTTTTCAAAAAATCATTTAACATGAGGAATGGATAATCGTATCAATAGAGGAGGATGGGCGCGTGAGTGAGTTCGAGCAATGGTATCTCGAATATGAATTAAAGGTCAACCGTCCCGGTATACTCGGGGACATTGCTTCGTTGATGGGAATGTTACATATTTCGATCGTGACGATCAATGGTGTCGATCATCAACGACGCGGTATGTTGCTCCAAACGAAACAACCGGATCAAATTCCACGACTCGCTGCTATTCTCAAGACGATGTCAACCATAGAGGTCATCAAACTACGAAAACCAAAACTGCGTGATCGGATCGCGATTCGTCACGGTCGTTATATCGATCAAAGCAGTGATGAACGAAAGACGTTCCGCTTCGTTCGGGAAGACTTAGGGATTCTCGTCGATTTCATGGCAGAACTATGCAAACAGGATGGGCACTTGTTGATTGGTGTCCGCGGTATGCCACGAGTCGGGAAGACGGAATCGATCGTCGCTGCAAGCGTCAGTGCGAACAAGAAATGGTTGTTCCTTTCTTCGACGCTGATCAAACAGACGGTACGAACGTCGTTATTCGATGACGAACGGACTGGGGATTACGTCTACATCATCGATGCATTGGTGTCGCAACGGAATTTCGATGAACGGCACTGGCAGATTTTACGCGAAGTCATGCGACTACCGGCGACGAAAATCGTCGAACATCCGGATGCATTCGTCAAATCAAGTGAATATACGTGGGATGATTTTGATTACATCATTGAATTACGCAACACGACAGAAGAAATCATTGTGACTGAACTGCCTCGTTCCCATGGGGGAAATGATTGGTTCAACTTTGAATAAGTATGAAAAATGGAAGGTGTGTTACCGATGACCGAGCTCGGAACCTACTTAAAGGAACAACGAGAGGCGCTAGGCGTCTCTCTCGAACAAATTCAAACGACGACGAAGATTCAAAAGCGTTACATCGTCGCGATTGAAGAAGGCAACTATGATCAATTACCAGGTGCTTTTTACGCCCGGGCCTTCATCAAGACATATGCGGAAGCACTCGGTCTTGACGTCGACGAAGTCTTCACGACCTATAAGCGTGATCTTCCGGAACCGGAGGCACAACCGGTCGTCGAATTATCACGACGCGCGACGTATTCGAAATCAAGTGCACCGAAGAAAAGCGTTGCAAAGCGCTGGATTCCGAACATCATCATCATCGTGCTGATTTTTGCGATTGGTGCTGCTTTGTATTATGGACTTCAGATGTTCCTCGACGGTAACGAAGAGGCAAAAACGTCTGCACCGAAGCAAAACGATGTCACGATCGACCAAGGAGACGCACCGAGTAAAGAAACGGATGCGCCTGCGAAGACAGAAGAAAAGCCGAAGGAAGAACCGGCGAAACAAGAAGAAACAAAAGAAAAACCTAAAAAAGAAGCGCTTGCTGCGAAGTCGACATCTGGTCAAGATGTCACCTATGAAGTCGCAACGAAAGATACGATGAGTGTCTCGATTCAAATCAAGAAAGATGCCTCTCCATCACCATTCGTTGGTGTGCGTGATACATCCCTTGAAGGAGAAGCACTCGCGCCAGATCACATCAACGCGTCGGATCCGAATCCGATCGTCGTGAAGGACGCGAAGACGGACTTGATCCGGATCCGGATTGGTTCGATTAAAGGGATTGATAAAATCGTCGTCAATGACCAAGAACTGAAACTGAACCGTTCGCTTCTCGTCCAAAACATCTATCTGAAGAAAGTAGCCACGCCGTAAACCGGCGTGCCTTCTTTTAGATGGCATATTCATCTACATATGAAATGAAGGAGGAGGGCGTTACATGAACTTACCGAATCAATTGACAGTATTACGCGTTTTATTAATTCCCGTGTTCGTCATCGTACTTGCGATTGATCCGAACTGGGGACAGTGGGATGTACTAGGAGCTGAACTTCCCGTCTCACACTTCGTTGCAGCCATCATCTTCCTTGTTGCTTCACTGACGGATTGGCTCGATGGGTATATCGCCCGCAAACAAAATCTAGTAACGAACTTTGGAAAATTCATGGATCCACTTGCCGATAAGATGTTAGTCGCTGCTGCGCTCGTCTACCTTGTGGAACTTGAGTTCGTTGCGGCATGGATCGTCGTCATCATTCTCTGCCGTGAGTTCGCTGTCACAGGTCTTCGTCTTGTCGCATCTGACGAAGGCATCGTTCTTGCTGCCGGAAACTCTGGGAAAGCAAAGACATGGGTCCAGTTGACATCGATTACAGCGTATTTATTGCACGATATCGTTTTTGCGATGTGGAATATTCCATTCGCAGATATCACGATGTGGCTTGCTCTTATCTTGACGATCTATTCAGGCGTCGAGTATTTCTCGAAAAACATCAAGTTAATTACGAAATCCATGTAAGTTGGATCAATTTAGACTGTTCGTCATACCGAACAGTCTTTTCTTATACTTCAAGAAGGTGAGGAATCAACATGAAAGCAGAAATCATCGCAGTCGGAAGTGAGCTTCTCCTTGGAGAAATCGCCAACACGAATGCACAGTACCTTTCCGAATGGCTAGCCAGTGCAGGAATTGACGTTCATTATCATACAGTCGTCGGTGACAACCGCGAGCGGATGCAGGAAACGTTCCGTCAGGCGCAACAGCGGGCGGATCTCCTTGTCATCACAGGGGGGCTTGGACCGACCGAGGATGACTTGACGAAAGAGGTGCTCGCTGACCTGCTTGGGCGCGATCTCGTTCTCGATCAAGCAGCGTACGAAAGAATCGAAGGATTCTTGAAGACACGTCAACGGGAGATGACGAACAATGAACGGAAACAAGCATTAGTCATCGCTGGCGCGACGGTTTTACGCAATGATGCGGGTCTTGCTCCCGGTATGTCGGTGCAGACGGAGCACCACCAATATATCGTTTTACCCGGTGTTCCACGTGAGATGAAGCAAATCCTCAAAGATCACTTCAGTCATTTGTTCGGTCAAGAGACAATCCGTTCCCGAACACTACGTTTCTTCGGAATCGGAGAATCGGCTCTAAACGATCGCCTGGAAACGTTAATCAAAGAAGCAACCAATCCATCGGTCGCCCCTTATGCGGAACTCGCTGAAGTACGGTTGCGTCTGACTGCTAAAGCACTCGATCAACAGGAAGCCGACCGTATGCTCGATGAACTGGAACAACACGTACTGGCTGAAGTGGGCATGTACTTTTATGGATATGGCGAGACAAGCCTGCCGGAAGTCGTACTGAAACGGTATCAAGAAGCAGGATTGACACTGTCACTCGCCGAATCACTGACGGGAGGAGCTGTCGCAAGTGGACTCGTTGATGTCAGCGGTGCGAGTCAAGTGTTGCGTGGGAGCGCCGTCGTGTATGATGATGCAGCGAAGCGAGGCGTATTATCGGTACCGGAAGTTTTGTTACGAGAGCATACTGCTGTCAGTAAAGAAGTCGCAATCGCGATGGCTGAAGGGGTACGCGAACTGTATCAATCCGATATCGCCGTCGCTTTGACAGGGGAAGCAGGTCCGACAAGCAACAGCGGAAAAGTGGTCGGAACCGTCTATTGTGCTGTTGCGGACGCACATGGAACACGCATCGTCGAATGGCAATATCCATCGTTCGACCGGGGAATGATTCGACTGCGCGCCGTCAAGGATACCTATTTCCTTCTACTGAAACATCTCGAAAAAGCATCCGAGTGAGAAAATTGGTCAAAGTGCAAGTATGCGAATAAATGTTCGTAAAATGCTTGTCATTCGGTCTCAAAAGAAGTACAATAATCTCAGTAAGATAATTAAAAGGAGGCCTGCTACGTGAGTGATCGTAAAGCAGCACTTGAGATGGCGTTACGCCAGATAGAGAAACAGTTCGGTAAAGGTTCCATCATGAAACTCGGAGAAAATGCGGATCAGAAGGTATCAGTGATCTCTTCTGGATCGATTACATTAGATATTGCCCTAGGTGCAGGTGGATACCCACGTGGACGGGTCATCGAAGTATACGGACCTGAATCGTCAGGTAAAACGACGGTAGCGCTTCATGCAATCGCAGAAGTTCAAAAACAAGGTGGACAAGCAGCATTCATCGATGCAGAGCACGCGCTTGATCCAGCATACGCAAATAAACTCGGTGTCAACATCGATGAGCTCCTCTTGTCACAACCGGATACTGGGGAGCAGGCACTTGAAATTGCGGAAGCACTCGTTCGTTCTGGTGCGGTCGATATTCTTGTCGTCGACTCTGTTGCGGCACTCGTACCAAAAGCAGAGATTGAAGGCGAGATGGGTGACTCACACGTCGGTCTTCAAGCGCGTTTGATGAGCCAAGCGCTTCGTAAGTTGTCTGGTGCAACGAATAAATCGAAAACGATCGTCATCTTCATCAACCAAATCCGTGAAAAAATCGGTGTTATGTTTGGTAACCCGGAAACGACTCCAGGTGGTCGAGCACTCAAATTCTACTCGTCTGTTCGTTTAGAAGTGCGTCGTGCGGAAGCGTTGAAAAACGGTACGGACGTCGTCGGTAACAAAACGAAGATCAAGGTTGTCAAAAACAAAATTGCTCCTCCGTTTAAACAAGCAGAAGTTGATATCATGTACGGTCTCGGTATTTCGAAGGTCGGTGAGTTGATCGACATCGGAACGGATCTGGATATCGTTCAAAAGAGTGGTGCATGGTATTCGTACAACTCAGAGCGTCTTGGTCAAGGGCGTGAGAACGCGAAGCAATACATGGTCGAGCATCCGGAAGTCGCAGCAGAGGTCGAACGTTTGATTCGTGAACATCACGGTCTCGTCGATCGCGAAGAGCCGGTTGATTTCGAAGCAGAACAACCAGAAGATCTATTTGCTGAATAAACCGTTTCAGAGAGGATTCGCATACGAATCCTCTCTTTTTTAGTGTAAAAGAGGAAAACAGTGGAATTCTTTCCCGTCCGTTCGTTGACAATGAACGAGTGCTATCCTTACAATATAGATGTACGTTTTTTAGACAGCTTCGATGAAATACCGAAATGAACTAAGAAACACCTTGCAAAGGGGAGGTGAACCCATGAGTACACTGACTTGGATTGTCATACTTCTCCTCACTTTGCTGATCGCATTCATCGTAGGCTACTTCTTGCGGAAATCGATTGCAGAAGCGAAAATTCAAGGCGCAGAAACGGAAGCGAATAAAATCGTTGAACGTGCGCGTGAATCGGCTGAGGCAACGAAAAAAGAAGCCGTACTCGAAGCGAAAGATGAAGCATTCAAACTTCGTAACGAAGTGGAAAAAGAATTGCGTGAACGTCGCCAAGAGCTAGCGAAACAAGAAGCCCGGTTGCTCCAGAAAGAAGAGACACTCGATCGCCGTGTTGACGCTATCGACCGTAAGGAAGATCAAATCAATACACGTGATGCAGAGATCGCGAAACGGAAGCATCAAGCTGAAGAACTAGAGCGCAAAGTAGAGGACCTGTATGAACAGGGACGTCAAGAGCTTGTCCGCGTCGCGAATTTATCGCAAGACGAGGCAAGAACAATCATCATGGATGAGACGAAACAGGCTGCTTTACACGACGCAGCCATTCTTCAAAAAGAAATCGAACAAAAAGCAAAAGAAGAAGCCGACAAGAAAGCACGTAACATCTTGTCACTTGCGATTCAACGGTTCGCCGCTGAACATATCGCAGAGACGACTGTATCGGTCGTCAACTTGCCGAACGATGAGATGAAAGGTCGCATCATCGGACGGGAAGGCCGCAACATCCGTACGCTCGAGACCTTGACTGGGATCGACTTGATCATCGATGATACGCCGGAAGCCGTCATTTTGTCTGGTTTTGACCCAATTCGTCGCGAAGTCGCTAAAATGGCGCTCGAGAAATTGGTTCAGGATGGTCGGATTCACCCGGCTCGTATTGAAGAGATGGTCGACAAATCCCGTCGTGAAGTCGACGAGCGGATTCGAGAAATCGGGGAAGAAGCGACGTATGATGTCGGAATCCACGGCATTCATCCGGACCTTGTCAAAATTCTCGGTCGCTTGAAGTACCGTACGAGTTACGGACAGAACGTCCTGTATCACTCACTTGAGGTTGCCCACCTTGCAGGTATGATGGCAGCTGAACTTGGAGAAGATGTCACGCTTGCGAAGCGTGCAGGTCTTCTGCATGATATCGGGAAAGCGATCGACCACGAAGTCGAAGGCAGTCACGTTGAGATTGGTGTCGAGCTCGGTACGAAGTACAAAGAGCATCCAACCGTCATCAACGCGATCGCATCACACCACGGAGATACGGAAGCGACATCTGTCATTTCTGTCTTGGTTGCAGCTGCGGATGCATTATCTGCTGCTCGTCCAGGTGCACGTCAAGAGACACTCGAAAGTTATATCCGCCGTCTCGAACGCCTCGAGGAAATCTCGGAATCGTTCGACGGTGTCGAAAAATCATTTGCGATCCAAGCGGGTCGTGAAGTCCGCATCATCGTTCGACCTGACGTCGTCGATGATGTACTGGCTCACAAGATGGCGAGTGACATCCGGAAAAAAATCGAAGAAGAACTCGATTATCCGGGACACATCAAAGTCACGGTCATTCGGGAAACACGAGCAGTCGAATACGCGAAATAAGTGGAGTGGCGGGCGACCGCCACTTTTTTTAATGAACGGAGGAACAGCAATGAAGATTTTATTCGTCGGAGACGTCGTCGGTGCACCCGGTCGACATATCCTGCAACAATTTACAGCACGCTTGAAAGCGAAATACAATCCGAACGTCATGCTTGTCAACGGTGAAAATGCAGCACACGGACGCGGCATCACGAAGTCGATTTATCATCAATTCCTCGAACTCGGATTCCACGGCATCACGATGGGGAACCATACGTTTGATAACCGTGACATCTTTGACTGGATTGACGACGCGGACCGGATCATCCGTCCTGCGAACTATCCGGAAGGCACACCAGGTCGTGGGATGATGATCGTTAAGGCAGGCAATAAAAAGATTGCCGTCATCAACGTCCAAGGAACGGTCTTCTTACCACCTCTCGGTGACCCGTTCCGTACCGTTGATGAACTGATTGCGGAAGTCGAAGGAAAAGTCGATGCGATCTTCGTTGATGTCCATGCGGAAGCAACGAGTGAAAAAATCGCGATGGGTTATCACCTCGATGGTCGTGTACAAGCTGTCGTTGGCACACATACACACGTCCAGACAGCAGATGAGCGTGTTCTTGACGGAGGAACGGCTTATATCACGGATGTCGGGATGACAGGTCCGTTGAACGGTGTGCTCGGGATGCGGCAGGAAGATGTCCTACGAAAATTTAAGACACAGCTCCCAACGCGGTTTGAAGTTGCCGAAGGACGGGAACAACTTAATGGAGTCTTGATTCATATCGATGACACAACAAAAAAAGCAACGAAGATTGAACGGATTCATCTGACGGATCAGTCAGTATTCTTCGACTGATTGCCATTTCTGGATGGGGAGGTACACGCATGGACGTCCTGAAAGTATCAGCTAAGTCGAATCCAAACGCGGTAGCAGGTGCACTCGCGGGTGTCATTCGAGAGAGAGGTTCCGTCGAGATTCAGGCCATTGGTGCGGGAGCGCTCAATCAATCTGTCAAAGCCGTCGCCATCGCACGCGGGTTCGTGGCGCCTTCTGGCATCGATTTGATTTGTATCCCAGCCTTCACAGACATTTTAATTGATGGAGAAGAAAGAACCGCCATCAAACTCATCATCGAACCACGATGATGAATTGGACATAGGTCCTATATTTACAAGTAGACCATTTACTCGACTGGAGTAGATGGTCTTTTTGCTGCGTCTTCGAATTTTTCTCACCTTTCCACCGAGGGAGCATTGTACTACTTCCGGTAAATCGGTATCATGAGGAAGGATAGAGAGAACTATCATTTCAGGGGACAGAGAAGGAGCGAACGTCGATGTATAATCAGTTATCATGGAAAGTTGGCGGTCAGCAGGGAGAAGGGATCGAATCAACAGGCGAAATCTTTGCGATTGCCTTGAATCGACTCGGCTATTACCTGTATGGCTACCGTCACTTTTCGTCACGTATCAAGGGAGGACATACGAATAATAAGATTCGTGTCGCGACACAGGAAGTCCGGACGATTTCCGATGATCTCGATATTTTGGTCGCATTCGATCAAGAGACGATCGACGTCAACTTCCATGAATTGCGTCAAGGTGCCATCATCATCGCGGATGCGAAATTCAATCCGACGAATCCGGACGAAGCACGCGCCTCATTGTATGCGATTCCATTTACGGAGATCGCAGCTGATCTCGGTACGGCTTTGATGAAGAACATGGTCGCGATTGGTGCATCGAGTGCGATTCTCGGCATTGCACCAGAGCGTTTCCAAGCCGTCGTCGAACAGATTTTCGGACGAAAAGGTCCAGATATGGTCGAGAAGAACTTAGCAGCAATTCGTGAAGGAGCAGCAGCGTTTGAAGCTCTTGCAGGAGAGGGCGAACGGTTCGTCTTGGAACCGGCTGACGGAAAACAACGGATGTTCATGATTGGAAACGACGCAATTGCTCTTGGCGCGATTGCTGGTGGAGCGCGTCTGATGGCAGCTTACCCGATCACACCATCATCTGAGATCATGGAATACTTAATCAAGAAATTACCGCAGTTCGGTGGAACGGTCGTCCAGACGGAAGACGAACTAGCAGCGGTCACGATGGCAATTGGTGCCAACTACGCAGGTGTCCGTGCTTTGACGGCGTCTGCTGGTCCAGGATTGTCACTAATGGCGGAAGCGATCGGATTATCCGGGATGACGGAAACACCGCTCGTCATCGTCGATACACAACGGGGTGGTCCGTCAACAGGTCTACCAACGAAACAGGAACAATCTGACTTGATGGCGATGATCTATAGTACACATGGTGAAATTCCAAAGGTCGTTTTGGCACCATCAACGGTCGAGGAAGCGTTCTACGATGCAGCAGAAGCATTTAACATCGCAGAAGAGTACCAATGTCCTGTCATTCTATTGACGGATTTGATGCTATCGCTCGGAAAACAATCGGTTGAGCCACCAGATATGTCACGCGTTGAGATCCGTCGCGGGAAGTTGATTCAGGAAGACTTACCGGAACTTGAAGGGAAAGCGTACTTCAAACGCTACGAAGTGACGGAAGATGGAATCAGCCCACGTGTCATTCCAGGCGTCAAGCACGGGATTCATCACGTGACGGGTGTTGAGCACAATGAGGAAGGGCGTCCGTCGGAAGCGACGAAGAACCGGGTCGATCAAATGACGAAACGACTTCGCAAGCTGAATACGTTCCGCTTACAGGATGCCGTTCTTGTAACGGAGCATCATGCAGAACCGGATATCTTATTTGTTGGTTTCAACTCGACACGTGGAACGATTGAGGAAATCATGCCACGACTCGAAACACAAGGGATCAAGGTCGATCACTTGCATATCCGTCAAGTCCATCCGTTCCCAAGTGAACTCGTCACGCCGCACTTAGAGCGGGCAAAACGAGTCATCGTCGTCGAGTACAATGCAACAGGACAACTGGCGAAGCTGATCCAGATGAACTGTGGACATGCATCGAAGATCGAGCATATCCTGAAATTCAATGGCGACCCGTTCTACCCGGCAGAGGTCGTCGAGCAGGTCGTAGGAGGGGTATATCATGGCAACCTTTAAGGATTTTAGAAATGATGTCAAACCAAACTGGTGTCCAGGGTGTGGAGACTTCTCGATTCAAGCAGCGATTCAGCGTGCTGTCGCAAACGTCGGGCTCGAACCAGAAGAGTTAGCATTGATTTCCGGGATTGGCTGTTCTGGTCGGATTTCCGGTTACATCAATACGTATGGCTTCCACGGCGTTCATGGACGATCTTTACCGATCGCCCAAGGTGTCAAGATGGCGAACCGCGAATTGACGGTCATCGCGTCTGGTGGCGACGGTGATGGATTCGCGATCGGCATGGGAC contains:
- the yfmF gene encoding EF-P 5-aminopentanol modification-associated protein YfmF is translated as MSQSFSTWKKEGTSFHLVPTDKFKTTTILVTFSAPLEAKTLTSRAILPYIMEKSTAAYPSMKALREPLETLYDAGLYADASKFGEEHVISFQLDVVRGELVHHPSLLKEALELLEQMVLYPDLTESGFREQFVKQEKRLHALRISSLYDDKMRYAQQRLLELMAPGEAVSLPSLGTIEELERITPSSLRDTYRSMIEDDRIDVFVVGQVTKEEMEDALSFLPSHSEKVSHYIPEQKPVNGVKRSSETQPIKQGKLHLGYRVAVDPTSADSIRMQIVNGLFGGFPHSKLFMNVREKESLAYYAASRYAALNSALYVYAGVDTKEAERAEKIILEQLVDLKAGQFTDEELTQTKAMLINARRQILDQPGQLIGWLNGSKMRGLTLEDEIHIIETATREDVVRLATAIDLDAVYLLRGEA
- the yfmH gene encoding EF-P 5-aminopentanol modification-associated protein YfmH; translation: MMEQLTYHDTDETVYHEQLDNGLSVYLLQKKGYEKTYATFTTRYGSIDQRFKKGEEWITVPDGIAHFLEHKMFESEKGDVFQEFGRLGASANAFTSFSRTAYLFSATSLIEQNLETLIDFVQDPYFTPESVEKEKGIITQEIQMYQDNPGWRLFFGLIESMYATHPVRIDIAGTPESINQITADDLYTCYRTFYHPSNMVLFVVGNIDPEETLALIKANQAKKDYTDRPAIERDYGQEPHGVHRPRLELELDVKTPKVLIGYKDESVRGEAQVRRELTSELLLHLLFDQTSSTYLELYEDGLIDDTFSFDYSSEEEFAFATFGMETEDPDKFIQAYETLLQTRPDFTEDEVTRKRNMMQGKFLRALNSPEFIANQFSRHALAGTNLFTLPTLIASITKEEIEARFDELFAIENRAISIVKPYA
- the ymfI gene encoding elongation factor P 5-aminopentanone reductase, with protein sequence MRILITGASGAIGLAAAKQLAAAGHELVLQTYRQQAVLERMIEEWQGEHHILTANLADDEDLQAFCTALPVVDAFVHCAGTSYSGLLLDQSATSMSELWRIHVDALMRISQTVTRTKPFTSQLAIVVISSVLGEQGVAGEVAYSTCKAAQLGFVKAYSKELGPMHGRINAITPGWIDTPMNAIFSEDEKAEAIAEIPAGRFGKAEEVASAIRYLVQPESSYVSGAILKIDGAWM
- a CDS encoding DUF3388 domain-containing protein; the encoded protein is MSEFEQWYLEYELKVNRPGILGDIASLMGMLHISIVTINGVDHQRRGMLLQTKQPDQIPRLAAILKTMSTIEVIKLRKPKLRDRIAIRHGRYIDQSSDERKTFRFVREDLGILVDFMAELCKQDGHLLIGVRGMPRVGKTESIVAASVSANKKWLFLSSTLIKQTVRTSLFDDERTGDYVYIIDALVSQRNFDERHWQILREVMRLPATKIVEHPDAFVKSSEYTWDDFDYIIELRNTTEEIIVTELPRSHGGNDWFNFE
- a CDS encoding helix-turn-helix domain-containing protein, producing the protein MEGVLPMTELGTYLKEQREALGVSLEQIQTTTKIQKRYIVAIEEGNYDQLPGAFYARAFIKTYAEALGLDVDEVFTTYKRDLPEPEAQPVVELSRRATYSKSSAPKKSVAKRWIPNIIIIVLIFAIGAALYYGLQMFLDGNEEAKTSAPKQNDVTIDQGDAPSKETDAPAKTEEKPKEEPAKQEETKEKPKKEALAAKSTSGQDVTYEVATKDTMSVSIQIKKDASPSPFVGVRDTSLEGEALAPDHINASDPNPIVVKDAKTDLIRIRIGSIKGIDKIVVNDQELKLNRSLLVQNIYLKKVATP
- the pgsA gene encoding CDP-diacylglycerol--glycerol-3-phosphate 3-phosphatidyltransferase, which encodes MNLPNQLTVLRVLLIPVFVIVLAIDPNWGQWDVLGAELPVSHFVAAIIFLVASLTDWLDGYIARKQNLVTNFGKFMDPLADKMLVAAALVYLVELEFVAAWIVVIILCREFAVTGLRLVASDEGIVLAAGNSGKAKTWVQLTSITAYLLHDIVFAMWNIPFADITMWLALILTIYSGVEYFSKNIKLITKSM